A single genomic interval of Romboutsia ilealis harbors:
- a CDS encoding L-threonylcarbamoyladenylate synthase yields MNTIISKIDINNIDENELKKQAELLKEGKTVIFPTETVYGLGANALDENAVKKIYEAKGRPSDNPLIVHIYNKDEVYNLAKGINEKAEIIMKHFWPGPITIILNKKDIVPYKTSGGLETVAIRMPSHLIAREIIKQAGVPIAAPSANISGRPSPTKADHVYEEMNGRVSGIVLGGDSNFGLESTVIDVTTETPMILRPGSITKEDLEKVIGEVLIDPSLAKKEDNDKAKAPGMKYTHYSPDADVYIVSGDERDVIDKINSLVEKNKEDGLKTGVMCLEKNKHNYKGEVLSLGNSLEEVASNLFDALRQMDKMKVDIVYSEEFPTSGLGQAIMNRLLKSAGYKTIKA; encoded by the coding sequence ATGAATACTATAATAAGTAAAATAGATATAAATAATATAGATGAAAATGAGCTAAAGAAACAAGCAGAATTATTAAAAGAAGGAAAAACAGTAATATTTCCTACAGAAACTGTATATGGATTGGGAGCAAATGCTCTAGATGAAAATGCTGTAAAAAAGATATATGAAGCTAAAGGAAGACCTAGTGATAATCCACTTATAGTACATATATATAATAAAGACGAAGTATATAATCTAGCAAAGGGTATAAATGAGAAGGCTGAAATTATAATGAAACATTTCTGGCCAGGACCTATAACTATTATATTAAATAAAAAGGATATAGTTCCATATAAAACAAGTGGTGGACTAGAAACAGTAGCTATAAGAATGCCATCTCATTTAATTGCTAGAGAGATAATAAAACAAGCAGGTGTTCCTATAGCTGCTCCATCTGCAAATATTTCGGGAAGACCTTCTCCTACTAAAGCAGACCATGTTTATGAAGAAATGAATGGAAGAGTTAGTGGGATAGTTTTGGGTGGAGATAGTAATTTTGGTTTAGAGTCAACAGTAATAGATGTAACAACAGAAACTCCTATGATATTAAGACCTGGGAGTATAACTAAAGAAGATTTGGAAAAAGTAATAGGTGAGGTTTTAATAGACCCTTCTTTAGCTAAGAAAGAAGATAATGACAAAGCTAAAGCACCAGGTATGAAATATACACATTACTCACCAGATGCAGATGTATATATTGTATCAGGGGATGAACGTGATGTTATAGATAAAATAAATTCTCTTGTAGAAAAAAATAAAGAGGATGGTTTAAAAACAGGGGTAATGTGTTTAGAAAAAAATAAACATAATTATAAAGGTGAAGTTTTATCTTTAGGGAATAGTTTAGAAGAAGTAGCAAGTAATTTATTTGATGCGTTAAGACAAATGGATAAAATGAAAGTAGATATAGTATATTCAGAAGAATTTCCAACAAGCGGATTAGGACAAGCTATAATGAATAGACTTTTAAAATCAGCAGGATATAAAACTATAAAAGCTTAG
- the upp gene encoding uracil phosphoribosyltransferase — MSKVIVTDHPLIQHKLTLMRDKNTGSKDFRELLTEISMLMGYEITRNVQLEEIEIETPVIKTKSKVIAGKKLGIVPILRAGLGMVDGLVSLTPAAKVGHVGLYRDPETLKPVEYYCKLPQDIEEREMIIVDPMLATGGSAVAAIDVLKSRGANSIKLVNLVAAPEGIAEVQKYHPDVDIYVAAIDEKLNDHGYIVPGLGDAGDRLYGTK, encoded by the coding sequence ATGAGCAAAGTAATAGTAACAGATCATCCATTAATACAACATAAATTAACATTAATGAGAGATAAAAACACAGGATCAAAAGATTTTAGAGAACTTTTAACAGAAATAAGTATGCTAATGGGATACGAAATAACTAGAAATGTACAATTAGAAGAAATAGAAATAGAAACACCAGTAATAAAAACAAAATCTAAGGTTATAGCAGGTAAAAAGTTAGGAATAGTACCTATATTAAGAGCAGGTTTAGGTATGGTAGATGGATTAGTAAGTTTAACACCAGCAGCTAAAGTTGGACATGTTGGACTATATAGAGATCCAGAAACGTTAAAGCCAGTAGAATATTACTGCAAACTTCCTCAAGATATTGAAGAAAGAGAAATGATAATAGTTGACCCAATGCTTGCTACAGGTGGTTCAGCAGTTGCAGCAATAGATGTGCTAAAATCAAGAGGGGCAAATTCTATAAAGTTAGTTAATTTAGTTGCAGCTCCAGAAGGTATAGCAGAGGTTCAAAAATATCATCCAGATGTAGATATATATGTAGCTGCTATAGATGAAAAGTTAAATGATCATGGATATATAGTACCAGGATTAGGAGATGCAGGAGATAGATTATACGGAACGAAATAA
- a CDS encoding F0F1 ATP synthase subunit delta, with translation MINIIADRYAQALFEVGEETQTTSELYQELSELVDILNENKDLYNFLKSPLIGREDKKNVMQNIFKNQLSDSMNNFLKVVIDKDRMSTIEYMKESYKSLLNEKNNILEGTAITAVKLTEKEIKDLEKNLSIKYNKNVTLNNIVDETILGGVLVKLGNEEIDGTVRTRLSKMKNQLSQVIS, from the coding sequence ATGATAAATATAATAGCAGATAGATATGCACAGGCTTTATTTGAAGTTGGGGAAGAAACTCAAACTACTAGTGAACTATATCAAGAATTAAGTGAATTAGTAGACATACTTAATGAAAATAAAGATTTATATAATTTCTTAAAATCACCTTTAATTGGTAGAGAAGATAAGAAAAATGTAATGCAAAATATATTCAAAAATCAATTAAGTGATAGTATGAATAATTTCTTAAAAGTAGTTATAGATAAAGACAGAATGTCGACTATAGAGTATATGAAAGAATCATATAAAAGCTTATTGAATGAGAAGAATAATATATTAGAAGGAACTGCAATAACTGCAGTTAAGTTAACTGAAAAAGAAATCAAAGATTTAGAGAAGAATCTTTCTATAAAATATAATAAAAATGTTACTTTAAATAATATAGTTGATGAAACTATATTAGGAGGAGTTTTAGTTAAACTTGGAAATGAAGAGATAGATGGAACTGTTAGAACTCGTTTATCTAAAATGAAAAACCAATTATCTCAAGTAATATCTTAG
- the prmC gene encoding peptide chain release factor N(5)-glutamine methyltransferase, whose translation MTIRDIIIKYSQELEKISDTPRLDVELFLQKALGGVDRIYIHLNLNKELTTEQYDEFIEYINDRINGRPVAYIVGNREFMGLDFFVKEGVLIPRPDTETLVEEIIDLCKDKNEEVDILDIGTGSGAITVSLAKYITNSKVMSFDISEIPLQVGKINAINNDVDNKIEFVKSDVFSAIKDKEIQFDVIVSNPPYIPKKDIETLHTQVKDYEPYNALEGGEDGLDFYRQITKESIDYLKQGGILAYEVGHDQAEDVSEIMKSYGYTKIYKKKDIQGIDRVVIGFKL comes from the coding sequence ATGACAATAAGAGATATAATCATTAAATACTCTCAAGAGTTAGAGAAGATAAGCGATACTCCAAGGCTGGATGTAGAATTATTTTTACAAAAGGCTCTTGGAGGAGTTGATAGAATTTATATACATTTAAATTTAAATAAAGAACTTACAACAGAACAATATGATGAATTTATAGAATATATAAATGATAGAATTAATGGAAGACCAGTTGCATACATAGTAGGTAATAGAGAATTTATGGGATTAGACTTTTTTGTTAAGGAAGGTGTTTTAATTCCTAGACCTGACACTGAAACATTAGTTGAAGAAATAATAGATCTTTGTAAAGATAAAAATGAAGAAGTTGATATACTTGATATCGGTACTGGATCTGGAGCTATTACTGTAAGTTTGGCTAAATATATAACAAATTCAAAAGTAATGTCTTTTGATATATCAGAGATACCTCTACAAGTAGGAAAAATAAATGCTATAAATAATGATGTAGATAATAAAATTGAGTTTGTTAAGTCAGATGTATTTAGTGCAATAAAAGATAAAGAAATACAATTTGATGTAATAGTGTCTAATCCACCGTATATACCTAAAAAAGATATAGAGACTCTTCATACACAAGTAAAGGATTATGAACCATACAATGCTCTTGAAGGTGGAGAAGATGGACTTGATTTTTATAGACAAATAACTAAAGAATCCATAGACTATTTAAAGCAAGGTGGTATACTGGCATATGAAGTTGGACATGATCAAGCTGAAGATGTATCGGAAATAATGAAGTCTTATGGATATACTAAAATATACAAAAAGAAGGATATACAAGGCATTGATAGAGTTGTTATAGGTTTTAAACTATGA
- a CDS encoding thymidine kinase: protein MYRPVNHGYIETIIGPMYSGKSEELIRRLKRAKIAKQNIVVFKPQIDDRYSKENVVSHSGDSIEAIPISNSNQIYDYIDEKTQVVGIDEVQFFDDNIVDVAIDLADQGIRVITAGLDMDFKGEPFGPTPRLLAVSEFVDKIQAICSVCGQPATRSQRLINSKPARYNDPIILVGAVESYEARCRKCHVVYHEDK, encoded by the coding sequence ATGTATAGACCAGTAAATCACGGATATATAGAAACTATAATAGGTCCTATGTATAGCGGTAAAAGTGAAGAACTAATAAGAAGATTAAAAAGAGCTAAAATAGCAAAACAAAACATAGTTGTATTTAAACCTCAAATAGATGATAGATATAGCAAAGAAAATGTTGTTTCTCATAGTGGAGATAGTATAGAAGCTATACCTATAAGTAATTCTAATCAAATATATGATTATATAGATGAAAAAACTCAAGTGGTAGGTATTGATGAAGTTCAATTCTTTGATGATAATATAGTTGATGTAGCTATAGATTTGGCAGATCAAGGAATAAGGGTTATTACAGCTGGACTTGATATGGATTTTAAAGGAGAGCCTTTTGGACCAACTCCAAGGCTTTTAGCTGTATCTGAATTTGTTGATAAGATACAAGCTATTTGTTCAGTTTGTGGACAACCTGCTACAAGATCTCAAAGATTAATAAATAGTAAGCCTGCAAGATACAATGATCCTATAATACTTGTAGGAGCAGTGGAAAGTTACGAAGCTAGATGCAGAAAGTGTCATGTAGTATATCATGAAGATAAATAA
- the atpB gene encoding F0F1 ATP synthase subunit A: MSQAKWVWFFGNFKLSETVVVSWIIIAALAIISFLLTRNLKKVPTSKVQIFLEFAIGGLDKMVKNTMGEKTVKRMPNIVPYIGSLFLFFACSNLIGLLGFRSPTTDLDTTLAWAMITFCMIYYAGVKFHGLKYFKGLMEPIPFLLPLNIIGEVAKPISLSFRPFGNILGGAVIMALLYQFLGWLSTLIPGISIPLGQLVIPVPLHLYFDLFAGLLQAFIFIMLTMVFVGNAAEE; encoded by the coding sequence ATGAGTCAAGCAAAATGGGTTTGGTTTTTTGGAAACTTCAAGTTAAGTGAAACTGTTGTAGTGAGTTGGATAATAATTGCAGCTTTAGCTATAATATCATTTTTACTAACTAGAAATCTGAAAAAGGTACCCACAAGTAAAGTTCAAATATTCTTAGAGTTTGCAATAGGTGGTCTTGATAAAATGGTTAAGAATACTATGGGTGAGAAAACAGTAAAAAGAATGCCTAATATTGTACCATACATAGGAAGTTTGTTTTTATTCTTTGCGTGTTCTAACTTAATAGGATTATTAGGATTTAGATCTCCAACTACAGATTTAGATACTACATTAGCGTGGGCAATGATAACATTCTGTATGATTTACTACGCTGGAGTTAAGTTCCATGGACTTAAGTATTTTAAGGGATTAATGGAACCAATACCTTTTTTATTACCATTAAACATAATAGGAGAGGTAGCGAAACCTATATCATTAAGTTTCCGTCCATTCGGGAATATACTAGGTGGAGCAGTTATAATGGCATTACTATATCAATTTTTAGGATGGTTATCAACATTGATACCAGGTATTTCAATACCACTAGGTCAATTAGTTATACCAGTGCCATTACATTTATACTTTGATTTATTTGCAGGATTACTACAAGCATTCATATTTATAATGTTAACAATGGTGTTTGTTGGAAATGCAGCAGAAGAATAA
- a CDS encoding DUF1385 domain-containing protein codes for MSDISVGGQAVIEGVMMQSKDQRAIAVRKSDGKIVLKKNNIKSWINETKINKIPFLRGSFILLETMIEGVKSLNFSSEFFIEDGEEDAFDRFIKKIFKDKANDAIIGISLLLSLLFSVGIFILIPTTVGGIFSKIIDNKLILNLIEGIIRLSILFAYIVIISQNSDIKRVFQYHGAEHKSIHCYESGLELTIENAKKFTTLHPRCGTNFLFIVMFTSIILFSFFGWPNPLVRVIMRILFIPIVAGISYEIIKFLGKYNNKFTKIVAYPGMMLQKFTTKEPDDEQLEVALTALKAVINEK; via the coding sequence ATGAGCGACATATCTGTGGGAGGCCAAGCTGTTATAGAAGGTGTAATGATGCAATCTAAAGATCAAAGGGCTATTGCAGTAAGAAAAAGCGATGGAAAAATAGTTTTGAAAAAGAATAATATTAAAAGTTGGATAAATGAAACAAAGATAAATAAAATACCCTTTTTAAGAGGTTCATTTATATTACTAGAAACTATGATAGAAGGAGTAAAAAGTTTGAATTTTTCATCTGAGTTTTTTATTGAAGATGGAGAAGAAGATGCTTTTGATAGATTTATAAAAAAGATATTTAAAGATAAAGCTAATGATGCAATAATAGGTATATCTTTACTACTATCTCTATTATTTTCTGTAGGTATTTTTATACTTATACCAACAACAGTTGGGGGTATATTTTCAAAAATAATTGATAATAAGTTAATACTTAATCTAATAGAGGGAATAATTAGACTAAGTATCTTATTTGCATACATAGTTATAATATCTCAAAATAGTGATATTAAAAGAGTGTTCCAATATCATGGAGCTGAACATAAATCAATACATTGTTATGAAAGTGGATTAGAATTAACAATAGAGAATGCTAAAAAATTTACGACACTTCATCCTAGATGTGGAACAAACTTTTTATTTATAGTTATGTTTACGTCAATAATATTATTTTCTTTCTTCGGATGGCCTAACCCATTAGTTAGAGTCATTATGAGAATACTATTTATTCCAATAGTTGCAGGTATATCTTATGAAATAATAAAATTTCTTGGGAAATATAATAATAAATTTACTAAAATTGTCGCATACCCTGGTATGATGTTACAAAAATTTACAACAAAAGAGCCAGATGATGAACAATTAGAGGTTGCATTAACTGCTTTAAAAGCTGTAATAAATGAAAAATAA
- a CDS encoding ATP synthase subunit I, whose translation MDNKLYEEIKKLTKGIVVYDLLILLGLAITFNLNKQMVLGLVFGTLIAVLNLKLLAITINKTVSMPSTKAQIYSSSQYLIRMAIMAVVLFVSAKAPHLNIIGTAIGLLSTKFVILTQKLLIEKVKRKEA comes from the coding sequence ATGGACAATAAACTATATGAAGAAATTAAAAAATTAACAAAGGGAATTGTAGTATATGATTTGTTAATATTGTTAGGTTTAGCGATAACTTTTAACCTTAACAAACAGATGGTATTAGGTTTGGTATTTGGAACATTAATAGCAGTACTTAATCTTAAGTTGTTAGCAATAACAATAAATAAAACTGTATCTATGCCATCGACAAAAGCTCAAATATATTCATCTAGTCAATATTTGATTAGAATGGCAATAATGGCAGTAGTTTTATTTGTATCTGCTAAAGCGCCTCACTTGAATATAATTGGAACTGCGATAGGATTACTATCTACTAAATTTGTTATTTTAACACAAAAACTATTAATAGAAAAAGTGAAAAGAAAGGAGGCATAA
- the atpE gene encoding ATP synthase F0 subunit C, producing MNTAIIAAGSAIGAGLAVITGIGAGIGQGFAAGKAAEAVGNQPEAKGDITQTMLLGAAVAESTGIYGLVIAIILLFANPWI from the coding sequence ATGAATACAGCAATAATAGCAGCAGGTTCAGCTATAGGAGCAGGTCTTGCAGTTATAACAGGTATAGGAGCAGGTATAGGTCAAGGTTTTGCAGCAGGTAAAGCAGCAGAAGCAGTTGGGAACCAACCAGAAGCAAAAGGGGATATAACTCAAACAATGTTACTTGGAGCAGCAGTAGCAGAATCAACTGGTATATATGGACTAGTTATAGCTATAATCCTTTTATTCGCTAACCCATGGATATAA
- a CDS encoding AtpZ/AtpI family protein: MNNKRTYMEIANMLSLITQLGLMVLICILGCTFIGKFLDSKLNTSPILTLIFMLLGIGGAFMGVYKTLIAYTKRK; the protein is encoded by the coding sequence ATGAATAATAAAAGAACATATATGGAAATTGCTAATATGCTTTCTTTAATAACGCAGCTTGGGCTTATGGTATTAATTTGTATATTAGGTTGTACATTTATAGGAAAGTTTTTGGATTCTAAGTTAAATACATCTCCGATATTAACATTAATATTTATGTTATTAGGTATAGGGGGAGCATTTATGGGAGTATATAAGACTTTAATTGCATATACAAAAAGGAAGTGA
- the prfA gene encoding peptide chain release factor 1 encodes MLKKLEVLEDKYKELTEKISDPEVINDQKTWQKYMKEHSDLEPIVMKYREYTNVLQSIADSKEILQEESDEELRELAKMELSEMEDMVEPLEAELKILLLPKDPNDDKNVIVEIRGGAGGDEAALFAGDLFRMYSRYAERRRWKMELLSASDTGVGGYKEVSFLIKGKGAYSRLKYESGVHRVQRIPSTESGGRIHTSTATVAVLPEVETVEVNINPNDLRIDVFRSSGNGGQSVNTTDSAVRITHIPTGEVVSCQDGKSQLKNKEQALKILVARLNDKAIAEQNKDIAAERKSQVGTGDRSERIRTYNFPQGRVSDHRINLTLYKLDSFLDGDIDEMIDALITVDQTEKMASI; translated from the coding sequence ATGCTAAAAAAGTTAGAAGTACTAGAAGATAAATATAAAGAGTTAACAGAAAAAATAAGTGATCCAGAAGTAATAAATGATCAAAAAACTTGGCAAAAATACATGAAAGAACATTCAGATTTAGAGCCAATAGTAATGAAGTATAGAGAATATACAAATGTATTACAAAGCATAGCAGATTCAAAGGAAATATTACAAGAAGAATCGGATGAAGAATTAAGAGAGTTAGCTAAAATGGAATTATCAGAGATGGAAGACATGGTTGAGCCATTAGAAGCAGAGCTTAAGATATTATTATTACCTAAAGACCCTAATGATGATAAGAACGTTATCGTTGAGATAAGAGGTGGAGCAGGTGGAGATGAAGCAGCTCTATTTGCAGGTGATTTATTTAGAATGTACTCTAGATATGCAGAGAGAAGAAGATGGAAAATGGAATTATTAAGTGCAAGTGATACTGGTGTCGGTGGATATAAAGAAGTATCATTCTTAATAAAGGGTAAAGGTGCATACTCAAGACTTAAGTATGAATCAGGAGTTCATAGAGTTCAAAGAATACCTTCTACTGAATCAGGAGGAAGAATTCATACATCAACTGCTACAGTTGCAGTTTTACCAGAAGTTGAAACGGTAGAGGTAAACATAAATCCAAACGATTTAAGAATAGATGTATTCCGTTCTTCAGGAAATGGTGGACAAAGTGTAAATACTACTGACTCTGCGGTAAGGATAACTCATATACCAACAGGAGAAGTAGTTTCTTGTCAAGATGGTAAATCTCAGTTAAAGAATAAAGAACAAGCACTAAAAATATTAGTAGCTAGATTAAATGATAAAGCTATAGCTGAGCAAAATAAAGATATAGCAGCGGAAAGAAAGAGTCAGGTTGGTACAGGAGATAGATCTGAAAGAATAAGAACTTACAACTTCCCTCAAGGAAGAGTAAGTGACCACAGAATAAACTTAACATTATATAAGTTAGATTCATTCTTAGATGGAGATATCGATGAAATGATAGATGCTCTAATAACGGTAGATCAAACTGAAAAAATGGCATCAATATAA
- the atpF gene encoding F0F1 ATP synthase subunit B → MEFKPLIGITYEFVFQLVNTFLVFFLLKKLLFKPVLGIIEAREKDIRENLAQGERAKKEGLSLKSEYEEKLNSAKEQGQEIIKQATLRAEQKENEIIVTAKQEANQLKEKASKDVEQERQKVMNEIKNEISNIALLAASKVIEKDIDSNKHKELIDNFIKEVGESK, encoded by the coding sequence ATGGAATTTAAGCCGCTAATAGGTATAACATATGAATTTGTATTTCAACTTGTAAATACTTTCTTAGTGTTTTTCCTTTTAAAGAAGCTATTATTTAAACCAGTATTAGGGATAATAGAAGCTAGAGAAAAAGATATAAGAGAGAATTTAGCGCAAGGAGAAAGAGCTAAAAAAGAAGGTTTATCTTTAAAATCAGAATATGAAGAAAAATTAAACTCAGCAAAAGAGCAAGGCCAAGAAATAATTAAGCAAGCAACTTTAAGAGCAGAGCAAAAAGAAAATGAAATAATAGTTACTGCTAAACAAGAAGCAAACCAATTAAAAGAAAAGGCTAGCAAAGATGTAGAACAAGAAAGACAAAAAGTTATGAATGAAATAAAGAATGAAATCTCTAACATAGCACTTTTAGCTGCATCTAAAGTTATTGAAAAAGATATAGATTCTAACAAACATAAAGAGTTAATAGATAACTTTATAAAAGAGGTGGGCGAATCTAAATGA
- the rpmE gene encoding 50S ribosomal protein L31, producing the protein MQKDIQPKYEAIEVRCACGNTFKAGSVKDEIKVEICSECHPFYTGKQKNIEAGGRIDKFKKRFKMD; encoded by the coding sequence ATGCAAAAAGATATACAACCAAAATACGAAGCTATAGAAGTACGTTGTGCTTGTGGAAACACATTCAAAGCAGGTTCTGTTAAGGATGAAATAAAAGTTGAAATATGTTCTGAATGCCATCCTTTCTATACTGGAAAGCAAAAGAATATAGAAGCTGGTGGAAGAATAGACAAGTTCAAGAAAAGATTCAAAATGGACTAG
- a CDS encoding ZIP family metal transporter, whose protein sequence is MILRITIIGLLAGVIGTGLGGIISALFKRNINRYLDFFMGLSGGIMLAVVVFDLMKESMNEMGVLSTVIFTFVGVLLTMFLKTKLDMSKEMKTGYLIFISILLHNLPEGLAIGSSFMSTETLGMTLAIVIGIHNIPEGLAMALSLVGTKMKISKVILFTIIAGIPMGIGSFIGAYFGGTFHSLIGVFLALAAGTMMYVVLEEIFPKSRSLYCIIGFLIGTIIVYYI, encoded by the coding sequence ATGATACTTAGAATAACTATAATAGGATTACTTGCTGGCGTTATTGGTACAGGTCTTGGTGGAATTATATCTGCACTATTTAAAAGAAATATTAACAGATATCTAGATTTCTTTATGGGCCTATCCGGGGGAATAATGCTTGCTGTAGTTGTATTTGACTTGATGAAAGAGTCTATGAATGAAATGGGCGTATTATCTACTGTAATATTTACATTTGTAGGCGTATTATTAACTATGTTTTTAAAAACAAAACTAGATATGTCTAAAGAAATGAAGACAGGGTACCTTATATTTATAAGTATATTGCTACATAATTTACCAGAGGGATTAGCTATAGGCTCATCTTTTATGTCTACTGAAACATTAGGTATGACACTTGCAATAGTAATAGGCATACACAATATTCCAGAAGGGTTAGCAATGGCATTAAGTTTAGTCGGAACTAAAATGAAAATATCTAAGGTTATTTTATTTACAATAATAGCAGGAATACCAATGGGAATAGGAAGTTTTATAGGAGCCTATTTCGGGGGTACATTTCATTCATTGATAGGAGTATTTCTTGCATTAGCGGCAGGTACAATGATGTATGTTGTGTTAGAAGAGATATTTCCAAAGTCAAGAAGTTTATATTGTATAATAGGTTTTTTAATTGGGACAATAATTGTATATTACATCTAA
- the rpiB gene encoding ribose 5-phosphate isomerase B — translation MKIGLASDHGGYNLKSEIIKHLKEKGIECVDYGPDNSLESVDYPIFGEKVANAVISKKVDYGIVCCGTGIGISLAANKVPGIRCAVVSDVFSAKMSKAHNDANMLSLGERVLGRGLALEIVDAWINTEFEGDRHSKRVNMIKEIEERYNK, via the coding sequence ATGAAAATAGGATTAGCTAGTGACCACGGAGGATATAATTTAAAATCAGAAATAATAAAACATCTGAAAGAAAAAGGGATCGAATGTGTAGACTATGGACCAGATAATTCTCTAGAGTCAGTTGATTATCCTATATTTGGTGAAAAAGTTGCAAATGCTGTTATATCTAAAAAAGTAGACTATGGAATAGTGTGCTGTGGAACAGGAATAGGGATATCTTTAGCTGCTAATAAAGTTCCAGGTATAAGATGTGCTGTTGTGTCTGATGTATTTTCAGCAAAGATGTCTAAGGCTCACAATGATGCCAATATGCTATCTTTAGGAGAAAGAGTATTAGGAAGAGGATTAGCTTTAGAGATTGTAGATGCATGGATAAATACAGAGTTTGAAGGAGATAGACACTCAAAAAGAGTTAATATGATAAAAGAAATAGAAGAAAGATACAATAAGTAG